In Cloacibacterium caeni, a single window of DNA contains:
- the hisC gene encoding histidinol-phosphate transaminase: protein MEFKLENLIRENLKNLKPYSTLRDSLDFDAPVFLEANENPFGEYNRYPDSTQKKLKEKLSGLKNINPKNLFIGNGSDELIDLIIKAFCEPKKDEILVMNPSFVMYSFYAKINDNKVNVLELDENFQIDKEDFLQKIQNENLKVLFLCSPNNPTGNELADLEFFIENFSGIVVLDEAYIEFSSRKSAISWLAKYPNLIVLQTLSKAHGMAGLRIGIGAASTEIATLMNTIKGPYNVNSLSQKIALRQLNDEKVFKENLEQILAEREFLKVQLNQLDFVKKIYHTEANFFLIKVENPIEIYEFLLAQNILTSLRHPQIENALRINVGSKEENQKLIETLKNYKK from the coding sequence ATGGAATTTAAACTCGAAAATTTGATAAGAGAAAATCTTAAAAATCTAAAACCTTATTCTACGCTTCGTGATAGTCTAGATTTTGATGCGCCTGTTTTTTTAGAAGCCAACGAAAATCCTTTCGGTGAATACAATCGTTATCCAGATTCTACACAAAAAAAACTAAAGGAAAAATTAAGTGGACTTAAAAATATCAACCCAAAGAATCTCTTCATCGGGAATGGAAGTGATGAATTGATAGACTTGATTATCAAAGCTTTTTGTGAACCCAAAAAAGATGAAATTTTGGTCATGAATCCATCATTTGTGATGTATTCTTTTTATGCTAAAATCAATGATAATAAAGTTAATGTTTTAGAATTAGATGAAAATTTTCAAATTGATAAAGAAGATTTTTTACAAAAAATTCAGAATGAAAATTTGAAGGTCTTATTTCTTTGTTCACCCAATAATCCTACAGGAAATGAATTGGCAGATTTAGAGTTTTTCATTGAAAATTTCTCGGGAATTGTGGTTTTAGATGAGGCTTACATAGAATTTTCTTCTAGAAAATCAGCAATTTCTTGGTTAGCGAAATATCCAAATCTTATAGTTCTGCAAACTCTTTCTAAAGCTCATGGAATGGCAGGTTTGAGAATTGGAATTGGCGCAGCTTCTACAGAAATCGCTACTTTGATGAATACCATAAAAGGTCCTTATAACGTGAATTCTTTAAGCCAAAAAATAGCTTTGAGACAACTTAATGATGAAAAAGTTTTTAAAGAAAATCTGGAACAAATTTTAGCAGAAAGAGAGTTTCTAAAAGTTCAACTGAATCAATTGGATTTTGTGAAAAAAATCTATCATACAGAAGCCAATTTTTTCTTAATCAAAGTAGAAAATCCAATAGAAATATATGAATTTTTGCTAGCTCAGAATATCTTGACCAGTCTGAGACATCCTCAAATTGAAAATGCGTTGAGAATAAACGTAGGCTCAAAAGAAGAAAATCAAAAATTAATAGAAACCTTGAAAAATTATAAAAAGTAA